The Candidatus Zixiibacteriota bacterium genome includes the window TTCTCTTTGCATAGCCGAGGCGGGACACCATACGGGCAGATTCTATTCCGTTCAGGCAAACCTGATGCGTGACTCGACAGTCTGGGATGCGATGGCTGATGCATATGAGAATTCCTCTGGTGATATCGCCGAGAGAATGATGGTCGCACTCGAAGCTGCACAGGTCGAAGGGGGAGATATTCGCGGTATGCAGTCCGCTGCGCTGATTGTCGTGACCGGTGAACCGACTGGTCGCGAGTGGAGCGATAAGATTTTCGATATTCGCGTGGATGATTCCCCTGAACCGCTCGTCGAACTGCGGCGGCTTCTGAATATTTCGAGAGCATATCGCCATATGGATCGAGGCGATGAACTTATTTCCGCTGAGAAATTCGAGGAAGCCGAAAGGGAGTACTCGATAGCCGCCGATCTCGCGCCCGGCAACATGGAAATTCGATTCTGGCAGGCGGTCACTCTGGCGAGCATCGGAGAAGTCGAGAGATCACTGCCAATCTTCAAGCACATATTCGAAGAAGATTCTCGCTGGCGTGAACTGGTTCCGCGCCTTGTGAAAGCGGAACTTCTGCCGGACGATGACGAAGTGTTGGAGCGAATACTGGCGCAGTAAGGAACCGGGGCTCTTCTGATCTAAAGGAGACATACTAAGGCAAGTACTGCTCTCCCACGGTCGAGTTGTAAGGCATTGCTAGGCTGTACGTTAGGGCTGCTCGATCAAAGTCGGTCGTGCTCTGTTCTGTAATCCTAAATCATTTCGCAGAATAGCCGATCAATAAAGGGAGCTTCTAAGTCCACAGGAGATCGAAAAAGGAGTCGATTATGTTGACATGGTGTGCAATACTGCTCGCGCTTGGAGTCCTGGCATTTCTTGACAGCATTTTCAGCTACGGTGAGATATTCCGCCGTGCTAACTCGCTGATGTTCATGTGCGTTTCGCTCGGGCTACTGGTCAGAACGGCTTCAAAGGCCAGAGCGGAAAAGAAGCGGGCAGCCCAGTCAGGTTACAGACTGAAAGAAGATGGTGCAAGCGATCCAGCGCGAGAAAAAGCTGGAGTATCGGTTTAGTAATTGCTAAGTCCCACGTTTGTCCCGGCTTCGAAGATTAGAGCGGGAGCTGCATCCACGGCTCCCGCCTTCGGGCTTGCTGAAAAATGCTAAATGATATCATTGCGAGCGAAGCGTGGCAATCTCCGCATTTCACAATAGCCTTGATTTACATAGAGATCGCCACGTCGCTTCGCTCCTCGCGATGACGACGTTCCGCGGTCCGTGACTTTTTCAACAGGCCCCTGCTTCAAAGCGCCAATTGTCTCTCAAGAGCATCCAGATATTTGTCCCCGCTGCCAGTTATACAGACGACAACTTTGTCAGTTGATCTGACGAGATTTCGCTGAACCATCTGTTTCAAGCACGCTGGCGATGCTCCCCCTTCAGGCGACGAAAAAATCTGCCTGATACCGTACCGCATCGAATACCAGGTCGGCCTCATGGTCACAGGGATGTAATTCTCTGGTTATTACGACAGGAAGAGGATAGAGTCGGATACGATTCTTCCCTTTTTGCGAAACAAACCGGACGATCTTTCAAGACACCACGCTCATGTAATCGAGATTCAATCAGATAGCTATTATCCCTTGTCTCTACACTATTAAGCAGTTATCATCTCCCTTGCAACAGGGCTTGTTGAAAAGCCATGGCATCGCAGGATTTGTCATCGCGAGGAGCGAAGCGACGTGGCGATCTCTCTTTGAAGCAACACCGCAGTGAGACCCTGAGACTGCCACGCTTAGCTCGCAGCGACGATTGCAGGTCTTCTCAACAAGCCCTACAGTAAGGTTGAAAGAGAGGTAACTGAATGGCTGAAAAATTCATATTTCATATGTATGGCGTAAACAAGTTCTATGGGCAGAAACAAGTTCTCAGAGACATAAACCTCAGTTTCTATCCGGGCGCCAAGATCGGGATCGTAGGCGAGAACGGCTCAGGCAAGACAACTGTCCTGCGCATCATGGCAGGACTTGACACCGAGTTTCAGGGTCACGCCGAGATCACTCCCGGCTTTCGCGCCGCAATAGTAGAACAGGATCTACAGCTCGATCCAAGTCTTACCGTGCGGCAAACCGTGGAGCAGGCTTTCGGTGAGACCAAAGCGTTGCTGGATGAATACAACACCATCGCCGGCAGCATGGCCGAACCGATGGAAGGTGATGAAATGCAGAAGGCGCTGGATAGGATGAGTGCATTGCAGGATAAGATTGATGCACTGGATGCCTGGAATCTCGATCATAACCTCAAGGTCGCTGCCGACGCGCTCTGCCTGCCGGAAGACGATCGGATGGTCGGGACTCTGTCTGGCGGAGAGAAACGGCGGGTCGCACTATGCAAGGTGCTTCTTGAGCGACCGGATTTGCTGCTTCTTGACGAGCCAACCAATCACCTTGATGCAGAGACTGCTAATTGGCTGGAGGCGCAGCTTCGCGAGTATCCCGGGACAGTCATAATCGTCACTCACGATCGCTATTTCCTCGACAATGTCACCGGCTGGATACTCGAATTGGAGGGTGGTCACGGCATCCCCTGGGAGGGTAACTATAGCTCCTGGTTGGAGCAGAAGCTTGATGAACTCGCTTCCACTGAGAAGATGGAATCGTCACGTGCTCAGGCTCTTAAGCGTGAGCTATCATGGATTCGCATGAATCGTGGAGATCGCAATGAACTCTCGCGTTCTCGCATCAGAGAATATGAGCACCTTGTTGCCCGGGAGACCGCCGCGGCGAAATCTGACAGCAGAGCGATCCAGATCGCACCGAGCGAACAGCTGGGCGAACAGATCATTGAGTTTCATGACGCAACCATGGGATATGATGATGAACAGCTCTTTGAGAAACTGTCTTTCGCGCTGCCGCGGGCCGCGGTTGTTGGTCTGCTTGGCCCCAATGGAACCGGCAAGACGACTTTGTTTAATCTTATCAACGGGAGTCTGAAGCCACAGGAGGGCGGGATTGTTGTCGGATCATCGGTGAGGCTCGCGTATGTCGATCAGGAGCGAGCGTTTCTTGACGGCGATAAGAATCTGATCGATGAAGTGGGTGATGGTATTGATACGGTTAGAATCGGAACTCGTGCAGTCCCGATCCGACAATACCTCGCCGGATTTGGGTTTAAGGGCGCGTCTCAGCAGAAGTTGGTGCGAGAGCTTTCGGGCGGAGAGCAAAACCGATGCAACCTGGCCAAGGTGCTCAAAGTCGGAGGAAATGTGCTCCTGATGGATGAGCCAACCAACGACCTCGACGTCAATACTCTGCGGATGCTTGAAGAGGCGATTCTGGATTTCTCCGGATGCGTCATGGTTATCAGTCACGATCGCTTCTTTCTTGATCGAGTCTGCACCCATTTGCTTGTCTTCGAAGGCGAGGCAAAGGTGCGCTGGTTTGAGGGCAATTTCTCTGCATATGAGGAGTGGCGCAGCAAAGAGCTCGGTGAGAAGTCGTTCGAAAATCGGCGCAATCGCTATCGTACGATAGTGAAAGTGTGAAGCCGGGAGCGGGATAGATATATACGACCATCGCAATCAACGACGACTTTACAAAGGTGACGTATGAAGAAATGGGAAATGAAAATTGCACGGGGGTATGATCCAAGGACTCAGAACAAGATTGGTCTGTTTGCGGCACA containing:
- a CDS encoding DUF1028 domain-containing protein, whose amino-acid sequence is MWRELLVVVAVFIASWSYADDGHGDSHRPVHTYSIVAYDSTTGQFGAAVQSHYFKVADVIWAEPNVGAVATQSLVDFAYGPLGLELMKVGKTAQQALDGLIASDPNNNVRQVAMIDCKGNIATHTGSLCIAEAGHHTGRFYSVQANLMRDSTVWDAMADAYENSSGDIAERMMVALEAAQVEGGDIRGMQSAALIVVTGEPTGREWSDKIFDIRVDDSPEPLVELRRLLNISRAYRHMDRGDELISAEKFEEAEREYSIAADLAPGNMEIRFWQAVTLASIGEVERSLPIFKHIFEEDSRWRELVPRLVKAELLPDDDEVLERILAQ
- the ettA gene encoding energy-dependent translational throttle protein EttA, whose protein sequence is MAEKFIFHMYGVNKFYGQKQVLRDINLSFYPGAKIGIVGENGSGKTTVLRIMAGLDTEFQGHAEITPGFRAAIVEQDLQLDPSLTVRQTVEQAFGETKALLDEYNTIAGSMAEPMEGDEMQKALDRMSALQDKIDALDAWNLDHNLKVAADALCLPEDDRMVGTLSGGEKRRVALCKVLLERPDLLLLDEPTNHLDAETANWLEAQLREYPGTVIIVTHDRYFLDNVTGWILELEGGHGIPWEGNYSSWLEQKLDELASTEKMESSRAQALKRELSWIRMNRGDRNELSRSRIREYEHLVARETAAAKSDSRAIQIAPSEQLGEQIIEFHDATMGYDDEQLFEKLSFALPRAAVVGLLGPNGTGKTTLFNLINGSLKPQEGGIVVGSSVRLAYVDQERAFLDGDKNLIDEVGDGIDTVRIGTRAVPIRQYLAGFGFKGASQQKLVRELSGGEQNRCNLAKVLKVGGNVLLMDEPTNDLDVNTLRMLEEAILDFSGCVMVISHDRFFLDRVCTHLLVFEGEAKVRWFEGNFSAYEEWRSKELGEKSFENRRNRYRTIVKV